The window gctAAGTTATTTTAATTTCAAATAAGTAAATTTTACTTCAAACATTTGCAAAAAATATATTTCCGAATTCACACAAACACGTAATTTCTTTTGACACTCATGATCTGAACACACTCACATAAAACGTGAAGGATCTGTTAAAAAGAAGAAGACGAGGAGGTATACATACGATATGGCAGCAGGTGTGTCACAATCAGGACAAACTCTATTGGCAAATGCCTATTGGCTAGTCACATTCTGTTAGAATTTATTTTAGATGTGATTCAAAATTTAAACCCTCCTTTTCAAAAGACACAATATATTATAAAGAGGAGTTACCCATTGTACAGAGGATACACCTATTCATTGTGAAAAGGTATCATCCAATCTTAACGGTTGCATCCTTTCTTTGAAAAGGTGTGTTAGTTGTTTTCTACACCTTATAAATAATAGGCATGCTGTAGATTTTCAGACTGAGAAAATATTTCAGAAGTAGAAAAATTCCAGCAACATAAAATTCTGCATTCGTGCTTCTTCCTTTACTAAAGCAGTCGAGAGATTAAAAGAGTTCTTCGGAACTTCTATTTGAGTGCACATTAGAAAGATTCCTGTGGTTCATTGTGTCTTGGGAGTAGAATGTCACTTTGCTATTTGCACCAGGGTAGCGACGGAAATCTACTCTGAAGACAGCGGCATCCATAGCGTGCCTTGAACCGGGATTTTCCAATTTCAACTCTGTTTTATCTTTATTGTTATCATTATATTTTATTTGTCTCTTATTTTGTTCTGCTTAATGTGATCATCTCTAACATTTTTCCAACACATTCACCGTTCTCCATCATTTGGGAGGGGAAAAATGCCATTAGCTTAACGTCATTGATCTTATGCTAAAATATCTTGTGGTCTCTCAACAGATAATGACTTGACCTTAATAGCTAACTCTGCCTTGAAATGACTCGTACTCATATCAAGTAAAAATAATACTTGAGCTATTTGAGAACCTATACAGAGGACAATTAACATGATCTATTATGTTGTATACTAACAATTATATTGTGATAGAGAGCAGAATATTCAAATCGACAATTTATTTTTTCTCTATTCACTCACCATATAACGTGCAACTTGACCTTTACTTTATATTCTCTATTGGAAGGAAAATGTCAGACTCTTCTAATTAATAATTAACAAACTGCATGTAGTATCTTCTTAGCGTACATGTCCTCATTCACTTTAATCAACTTAAGAAACTGATGTATCCTCGTGATATTAAAGAAAATCAGCAAAAATAAAGGAAACTCATTATTTATTAACAACCACATATATCCAAATAACAACGTCGGAAAAACAGAAGGACAGAAATCCCATAATCAAGAATATCTACTAATGTCCAATGAATATAGGAAATACAATAAATCTAAAGAATATAAAGAACAAGGGAGCATAAATAAGCCCCATCTAAATGTGAAGATGATCAATAATAGTGCCATGATGGAATAAATCTACCAATCAAGATGGCACCTAGTTTCCTCAAAATTAGCAGATGATGATCTTCCATTAGACTCGAGAGGAACCTTAAAATCACACTCTATTTTGGGCTTAATTTTATGCGTTTTAATCCAACCAGCCTTTAACCTTATACGCATATAAAGCTTCACTTCCATCTCATAAACTCCTGAATTCTTCTCATTATTGAAATTTGATTTCTCTCTGTCTCCCAATAGTACCAAACTCTGTCCTTTAAACACTGGATGCAAAGTGCTAGTATTTTTATGACCCTGATAAAATGGTTCCAAATTTTGACTAGCAAATCTCTGACCTTGATACATAGCTCTGGCTTCAATCGAATCGTAGTAAATCCCAACTCGCTTGTTGGGATTTCTAACAGCCATGTTGAGAGCAAGATCGTAGTAAAGGGTGTTGTTTGTAGTGGACATATCGAATTGTGTCAACGTGGCATCTGTCACGTAGAATTTGACTTTGTTAGGACGTAGGACGAGCCAGAGGACTAACGCGATGACTCCAATGATGATGAGAAGGGTGAAGATTATTTGGCAGATGCAAGTGCAAAGGCAGTTGAAGAGACAACTACATGGGTTGCAACTACTACCACCGCGGCTACGGTGGTAGGTTTTGGTTGGTGGTGGAATAGAGGGGCCATAATAGGCTCCGTTCAAGTTGGGTTCTGGCATATGTAGTACCTTGAAGAGAAACCAGAAATACAAAAGTAACTAAACTTTATTTGTTTCTTTGGAGTATATGAAGCAAAATGTGGATATGAGGGGTGGGGTAAGGATGGAAGTTGATGTATATATTTTTGGTGAGCTAAATGTTAGATTATATAGTGGAAAATGCCGTGTTGTATGATATGGTTAAGAGTTTGAAAGACGCGGTGGTTTTTGTAGCGACCTTCGTAGAAATCAGAAAAGATTGTGCCTAGAAAGTTCCAATCAATATTATCATTGACTTATTTCTAGTCAAGATTTTATCACTTGTTTATAACGTAGTGGAGTTTATAACTTTCTCCCTCCCTCTGTTAACAAAATTGTTTTCTCATTTCTCTTTTCGAGAACTAatttttgaaattaaattagattagataaatttaatattttataataaaaatttaaatatttaaaatctatactaaaagtattataagttgcaattcttctcaaATGAATATGGTGAAAAAATGCATCTTATAATATTGGTCAAATTTCTAGTAGTTTTGTTTGAAAATTCTAGATTTAAGTGTTCTATTTttataaggttattttagtcaactttatatgtcgagaaaattagtcagctttattttcgaaaattgaaaccacaaaagtgaaattgacattcacaactACATTGCCCCGATATTTTtatgttgaaatctattgcgtatcatcatattataagtgaAGAAAACTAAAAACTTCACATCAATTtaggggaaaattgaaattgaataggataacaggtgtttttttttttaaatcggctcAGCCAACTGACTTATGGccgtttgtccgcatagatctcgaaaaaatatgcataataaaaaaaatcgtgtaaaacGGACATCCGagtgcaaagttatgaccatctaaagtttgaccactttacaactaacTTTTCTCCCTGTATTTTTTAAATACgcttttatctaattgaattagatttatattcaaaataaagttatgccttgattaaaaaataacacgcttaaatcaaaaccttaaaaaataaaatactttaaacctaaagtttccaaacaaaacttacttggggtacattttcaacccctaaaacgacgatccgaacgtttacgtatccttgatgtattgatcctacgttatagtacgcagaaaaaaatatcaggttctatataaaatatttacattttggagtcttgacacacgactaatcgttggtcaaagtattgaaaaaaacactaagtgttgcaaaaaacaaaaaagatttattaaaataagatgttgcgatctttttatggaaaaaaacactaagagttccttaagtgtcttattttttaatgcgtaactttatttagtatattgcaaaaaaaaaatcgcgtaaatcggacatccgagcgcaaaaattcgcgtatattcgaaataaagttactcTTTAAaaaacacacttaaatctaaaccctaaaaataaaaaactttaagctaatgataataagtcttcaaacaaaaatggacgcctatgtatatagaacacttaaacctaaagttttcaaacaaaatttactttgggcaccttttcaacccctaaaatgacgatccgaatgcttacgtatccttaatgtattgagcctacattactGTACGTAGATACTAGATATTATAGTGTATGCTATCTCCATTTTGATTTATGTGATATTGTTTGACTGAACACAAAATTCAAAAGAGAAagcaaattttttaaaatttgtgatctaaaacaaatcTTGGACTAAatatggctataaatcatttcgttaaaaataaaataaaaatattaaagttaaattattactaaaAATATCATGATGACATTCGTTTTTAGATAAATCAAAATGAAAAGCGTGTTAGATAAATTGTTACAAAGCGAATAACAATTATATTACGAGAGAGACCAAGAGATGAATATTCAAATCGACAAATTGAACTCCCATTGAACCAAACTGCCAATTATAGGGACCAATTGTATTTTTCTGCAATATACCCTTCACTCACCATCCAACGTGCAACTTGACCTGTACTTTATGTACCCTATGTGAAAGGAAAATGTCAACTTGGCCTTTTGTTCAAAATTAACAATTGGTTTTAGTATCTTCTATTCTTCTAAGCCCACGTGCCCTCATTCACTTTAATCAACTTCCAAACTAATAACTTGTTAAACAAACGAAAGTATCCAGAATAAAGAAAATCAGCAAAAATAAAGCAACTCATTATTTTATTTACAACCATATCCAAATAACAATATGATAATATGTATATCAATGATCACTAACTCAACATCGGAAAAAGAAAAGGGATAGAAATCCCCTAATCAATACCATCTGCTAATATCCAAAGAATAGATGAAGCAACAATAACAAGAAGAAAAACAGAAATAAACTCCATCTAAATGTGAAGATGATCAAATTAAATAATGGTGCCAACATGATAGAAAAAATCTACCAATCAAGATGGCATCTTTTTGACTCAAAATTAGTAGAAGATCTGCCACTAGAATCCAGAGGAACCTTGAAATCACATTCAATTTTGGGCTTAATTTTGTGTGTTTTAATCCGACCAGCCTTTAGCCTTATACGCATATAAAGTTTGACTTCCATCTCATAAATACCTGAATTCTTCTCATTATTGTAATTCGATTTCTCTCTGTCTCCCAATAGAACCAAACTCTGTCCTTTAAACACTGGACTCAAAGTGCTAGTATTTTTATGACCCTGATAAAACGGTTCCAAATTTTGACTAGCAAATCTCTCCCCTTGATACATAGCTCTAGCTTCAATCGAATCGTAGTAAATCCCAATTCGCTTGTTGGGGTTTCTAACAGTCATGTTGAGAGCAAAATCATAGTAAAGGGTGTTGTTTGTGGTGGACAAATCGAATTGTGTCAACGTGGCATCTGTCACGTAAAATTTGACCTTGTTAGGACGTAGGACGAGCCAGACGACTAATGCAATAACTCCAAGGATGATGATAATGGTTAAGATTATTTTGCATAGGCAGCCAAAGAGACAGCTACATGGGTTGCAACTACTGCCACGGCGGTGATAGGATTTGGATGGTGGTGGAATGGACGGACCATAATAGGCTCCGTTCAAATGTTGTTCTGGCATAGTACCTTAACAAAAAATAAGAATGAAAAATTGAAGTACAAACTTATACTATTCTTTGTTCCTTTGTTGTACTATAGAATACAAAAATATAGATGAGAATGATATATCATATGGTGAGTGGAGGTGAATATATATAGGTGTTTGGtttaatgtgtatatatattatttgtgTAGAATGGAAATTATATTGTGGAATTGGTAAGAATAAACGGTTTGATTAGTAGAAACCGCCGTGTTTTTGTGTTGCCAGATTTTGAAAGACGCGGTTGCTTTTTGTCAATGCCTTGATACTATCAATGTACTGAATAGGGCTTTTCTTAGAAATTTCCGTTTAAGATATGGTCCTTGACTTTAAGTTTTAGTcaacaattcttttttttttttatccactTGACTTCTTCATGTTGTGTTGTATATTATAGATGGTGTTTAGTTAAGAAGAATTAATTTGAAAGGGATGCCATGAGAATAGTAATTGGTAGTGATAAATATCTAAATTGTGCTATGTAGGAGTTTACAGAGAAAACCGACAAACTGCATTAAACTAACAATTTGAGTCAAACCAAGAACAAAACCCGATTGTGGTTTAGTTTGACTTGATttgatattaaaaaataaaatctgatcataattggtttggttttaactaaaaaaaaaagtcaaaccgaatcaattTAACTGTCTTAGGTTGACTTGGCATAAGGTTTAAAGAATAAAAAGTGACTTTTGAATGTTGTGGCCCTAAACTAAGATGTGTGTAATGTATTAAAAtgttctttgaatcttgtggttttaaacttaTCATGTAGGATGTATGAATTGTCAACTTGCTAAATATACAAAGAGACACTCTTTTCAAGACAGAccagaaaggaaaataattaaGACACATATATGGGGACGGATGGAGTAATAGAAGGAACTTTGTGTTAATTTTTAACTTCACAAGTGATTACGAAAACTAACGTAAAGGTCTGAGATACACAACTTTTACGTATTTATCTTTTGTTCTTTTCCATTGTAATGTCGTTAAAGAATCGCACGTAGCAGATTACTCCAAGTTTGATTTGACCCGCATAAACGTGAATTATCTCCAGTTTTCTAAAGTAATTTAAGTTTTATCATATCATTCACAACTGTTTTGCCTAAAAATTTCATAATATTTGgtttgaaataaaataaagagaAAGGTTAAAATAAAAACAgagaaactctttttttttttttcaatatagtTTTCAATTTACTTTCCTCTTATACGTTTCCGTTCTTTAGGAGTTTCTTATTTTCCAACCTAACCTTTCGAATATAAAACAGCATTCAGACAAGTTAGATGTCAGATTTTGTAAGGGTCAATATCTAATTCTCCATAGGTATTATATTGATTAGGTAATGAAAAGTCTCGTTTATGACTACATATACATTGATGTTGAAATTTGTGAAGATGGTTTCAAGCGTCGTTATTATTTCTAAAAATTTGTTACGCGTGAAAGATTAAGTTCATACATGTTCTTGAATTTTTAGTTCATGACgaaaataaaggaaaaaagaaaaagagtagAAACTTCTACGAAGACAATTTGCACTTTGAAAATGATATGTTTGACGCCATTTGATTTATCAAGCAGTTTAGTAGGACTAGGACATTTGGTTTGTCTGATGATGGAAACAAGAAGGAAAACAAAAGTAATTAAACAACGTAGCACAAATTCAAATTAATCAAAAAATTTATCCCATTACAGATATCGGATGGAAAATCAAAAAGAAATTACacgaaatttttttctttctttttgataAAGTATAGGGGATCCGGTACTcaaaattatgttttattaatTATTAGTTTGAATAGTAGTAACATTTGAGTAATGGTTTGAACTTGAGACATCATTAGCTTATCTACAAACtattctatttttcttttttttatcattttttattATCTTAAACATTCTTCCTTTCGATGATTAAACAATTTATAATTTTATATCTCATATTTCAAGCTTGCGTGTCGTATACCATTTAGCAACAAGAAAAGGGTAAGAAGGCCTTCCGTGCTTGAATATAGTATATCTATatctaggggtgtacatggaacgggttggttcggatttcttaaacaccaaaccaaaccaattgcgtcgggtttttaaatttatataccaaaccaaaccaataaaattcgggttatTCAACCTcaggttttctcgggttattcgggttggtttcggaatagtcttgatacaaaatatataacttttacttcaaatatttctttagtcctagtaagatacaactatgtaattaaagtgtttcataagaaaataacacaaaatgtgagaagagtgatgacattgtattaaaatattcaacaaaagataataaaatcggttaaaataaatattgctaattaataagccataaagaaaatgaccataatctaaaaatactaagtcgtCCTAAAATaaatacggctaataagtattaattacatgacaagaaaaaaaaacttaaataatgtatttcactctctaaactaattatgcaaaactaaaagGAGATATATcctacattattgtcattcctagtggtaaattgaatttcttttgttagtattagtgttgagttggttttggtttggaattTATATGAGTtaataacatccataggatataaaacctattcacattcaaaattctaatttcaagcttgaataaatgataatagataaaaaactacaaattttgttttaagaaatatttataaattacattacaaataaatatttttatgtataaaatattttaaaaattgaatacatgtaatgtcgggttggtttggttcggtttgactttttttagctaaaaccaaaccaaaccaattatggtcggttttttttttcaacaccaaaccaagtcaaaccaaaccactaatcgagtttttttctcggtttggatttatcggtttggtgcggtttgtcggtttactttgtacacccctatctATATCTGTTAGTGATATAACTCTGTGATTTCCAAGCCAAAGAAACCATATGACATTTTTTTAAGTATAAGATTAGTGAAGTTAATGACATTTTTCTTTCCAATGCCCAAATGATGGAGACCGGTGAATGTGAATAGCCAATATCCATTTGCCAAAAATTCCAACCAGATTGTGactactactacaacaacaacatacccagtgaaatctcacagtgtgagatctggggagggtaaaatgtacAACCTTACCCCCATTTCGaaagatagggaggctgtttccaacCAGATTGTGACTCATTGCCAAAATTTGGTCAACCAAACAAATAATGTTGCAAAAAAATTGTTTACATATTTGCAATCACAAGCTAATGGAAGGAGCAACTTATATGTCGAAAAAAACTTAAGACTGCACAGTTTTCGTCACATTACTACATTGAGGTGGTTACTGTCCTTAGTGGTTTGGTACATAAAATAAGAATAATAATTCCGGAATAGAATTTGGAATTAACGTTATCACATGTTTGGTTTGAGGTATTAGCTAATTTCGAAATAAATTTTATGCTAAAAT is drawn from Lycium barbarum isolate Lr01 chromosome 8, ASM1917538v2, whole genome shotgun sequence and contains these coding sequences:
- the LOC132607216 gene encoding NDR1/HIN1-like protein 10 produces the protein MPEPNLNGAYYGPSIPPPTKTYHRSRGGSSCNPCSCLFNCLCTCICQIIFTLLIIIGVIALVLWLVLRPNKVKFYVTDATLTQFDMSTTNNTLYYDLALNMAVRNPNKRVGIYYDSIEARAMYQGQRFASQNLEPFYQGHKNTSTLHPVFKGQSLVLLGDREKSNFNNEKNSGVYEMEVKLYMRIRLKAGWIKTHKIKPKIECDFKVPLESNGRSSSANFEETRCHLDW
- the LOC132607217 gene encoding NDR1/HIN1-like protein 10; this encodes MPEQHLNGAYYGPSIPPPSKSYHRRGSSCNPCSCLFGCLCKIILTIIIILGVIALVVWLVLRPNKVKFYVTDATLTQFDLSTTNNTLYYDFALNMTVRNPNKRIGIYYDSIEARAMYQGERFASQNLEPFYQGHKNTSTLSPVFKGQSLVLLGDREKSNYNNEKNSGIYEMEVKLYMRIRLKAGRIKTHKIKPKIECDFKVPLDSSGRSSTNFESKRCHLDW